One Capsicum annuum cultivar UCD-10X-F1 chromosome 2, UCD10Xv1.1, whole genome shotgun sequence genomic window carries:
- the LOC107859949 gene encoding U1 small nuclear ribonucleoprotein 70 kDa isoform X4, which translates to MSRAMMQFIFGLLFQETTEIGTCLCWVKFCWEYQPCSLLLYSSYIPSMILRFYFWIQRLSKKFQAFQETPVMVMHLAWELFDSKVRLVMDKTNNKPRGYAFIEYVHTRDMKAAYKQADGKKIDNRRVLVDVERGRTVPNWRPRRLGGGLGTTRVGNEDVNREVVQPGRAASRSEEPRARDDRDRDREKSRERVRDRDREKSRERSHDRPRERERDDKHHRERERTREREKDRGRDRDRDRERDRTRDRERGKDRDRDRDRERDRHRERDRERGKDEGEVDQGRGRSRDREYDHEHVESKHERGRHGDKERNYNHAEPEDDHAHYEYYDHHQGRGDYENPDAYGGDDRYKDASHGHDRYDQMEEDNYAYDHGASEAKERDQDYKRSDRSHSREYDY; encoded by the exons ATGAGCAGAGCAATGATGCAATTTATCTTTGGCCTCTTATTCCAAGAAACAACAGAGATTGGTACTTGCCTATGCTGGGTAAAATTTTGTTGGGAGTATCAACCTTgttctcttcttctttattcttcttaCATCCCATCTATGATACTAAGATTTTACTTTTGGATTCAAAGGCTGTCAAAAAAGTTTCAAGCATTTCAGGAGACACCTG TGATGGTGATGCATCTTGCCTGGGAGCTCTTTGATTCAAAG GTTCGCTTGGTTATGGACAAGACAAACAATAAACCCAGGGGCTATGCTTTCATTGAGTATGTGCATACACGGGATATGAAAG CTGCATATAAACAAGCTGATGGAAAGAAGATCGATAATAGAAGAGTGCTGGTTGATGTTGAACGTGGGAGAACAGTCCCCAATTGGCGTCCCCGCAGACTTGGCGGTGGACTTGGAACGACAAGAGTTGGAAATGAAGATGTCAATAG AGAGGTTGTTCAGCCTGGAAGGGCAGCATCTCGCTCTGAAGAGCCAAGAGCACGAGATGACAGGGACAG GGATCGGGAGAAGTCCCGCGAAAGGGTGCGGGATAGGGACAGAGAGAAATCTCGTGAGCGTTCTCATGATAGGCCAAGAGAACGTGAAAGAGATGACAAACATCACAGGGAACGCGAGAGAACTAGGGAAAGAGAAAAAGATCGCGGACGAGACCGTGATCGAGACCGTGAACGTGATAGAACACGTGACCGCGAGAGAGGCAAAGACAGAGACCGGGATCGTGACCGTGAGCGAGATCGCCACCGTGAGAGGGATAGGGAAAGAGGTAAGGATGAAGGTGAGGTGGACCAGGGTCGTGGTCGTTCTCGTGATAGAGAATATGATCATGAGCATGTTGAATCAAAACATGAGCGGGGAAGGCACGGTGACAAAGAAAGGAACTATAATCATGCTGAACCTGAAGATGATCATGCACATTATGAATATTATGATCATCACCAAGGTCGAGGAGACTACGAGAATCCAGATGCATATGGTGGTGATGATCGCTATAAAGATGCCAGTCATGGTCATGATCGTTATGATCAAATGGAAGAGGATAATTATGCATATGACCATGGGGCATCTGAGGCAAAAGAAAGGGACCAAGATTACAAGCGTTCAGACAGGTCACATTCTCGTGAATATGACTACTGA
- the LOC107859949 gene encoding U1 small nuclear ribonucleoprotein 70 kDa isoform X3 — MSRAMMQFIFGLLFQETTEIGTCLCWVKFCWEYQPCSLLLYSSYIPSMILRFYFWIQRLSKKFQAFQETPVMVMHLAWELFDSKVRLVMDKTNNKPRGYAFIEYVHTRDMKAAYKQADGKKIDNRRVLVDVERGRTVPNWRPRRLGGGLGTTRVGNEDVNREVVQPGRAASRSEEPRARDDRDSRDREKSRERVRDRDREKSRERSHDRPRERERDDKHHRERERTREREKDRGRDRDRDRERDRTRDRERGKDRDRDRDRERDRHRERDRERGKDEGEVDQGRGRSRDREYDHEHVESKHERGRHGDKERNYNHAEPEDDHAHYEYYDHHQGRGDYENPDAYGGDDRYKDASHGHDRYDQMEEDNYAYDHGASEAKERDQDYKRSDRSHSREYDY; from the exons ATGAGCAGAGCAATGATGCAATTTATCTTTGGCCTCTTATTCCAAGAAACAACAGAGATTGGTACTTGCCTATGCTGGGTAAAATTTTGTTGGGAGTATCAACCTTgttctcttcttctttattcttcttaCATCCCATCTATGATACTAAGATTTTACTTTTGGATTCAAAGGCTGTCAAAAAAGTTTCAAGCATTTCAGGAGACACCTG TGATGGTGATGCATCTTGCCTGGGAGCTCTTTGATTCAAAG GTTCGCTTGGTTATGGACAAGACAAACAATAAACCCAGGGGCTATGCTTTCATTGAGTATGTGCATACACGGGATATGAAAG CTGCATATAAACAAGCTGATGGAAAGAAGATCGATAATAGAAGAGTGCTGGTTGATGTTGAACGTGGGAGAACAGTCCCCAATTGGCGTCCCCGCAGACTTGGCGGTGGACTTGGAACGACAAGAGTTGGAAATGAAGATGTCAATAG AGAGGTTGTTCAGCCTGGAAGGGCAGCATCTCGCTCTGAAGAGCCAAGAGCACGAGATGACAGGGACAG CAGGGATCGGGAGAAGTCCCGCGAAAGGGTGCGGGATAGGGACAGAGAGAAATCTCGTGAGCGTTCTCATGATAGGCCAAGAGAACGTGAAAGAGATGACAAACATCACAGGGAACGCGAGAGAACTAGGGAAAGAGAAAAAGATCGCGGACGAGACCGTGATCGAGACCGTGAACGTGATAGAACACGTGACCGCGAGAGAGGCAAAGACAGAGACCGGGATCGTGACCGTGAGCGAGATCGCCACCGTGAGAGGGATAGGGAAAGAGGTAAGGATGAAGGTGAGGTGGACCAGGGTCGTGGTCGTTCTCGTGATAGAGAATATGATCATGAGCATGTTGAATCAAAACATGAGCGGGGAAGGCACGGTGACAAAGAAAGGAACTATAATCATGCTGAACCTGAAGATGATCATGCACATTATGAATATTATGATCATCACCAAGGTCGAGGAGACTACGAGAATCCAGATGCATATGGTGGTGATGATCGCTATAAAGATGCCAGTCATGGTCATGATCGTTATGATCAAATGGAAGAGGATAATTATGCATATGACCATGGGGCATCTGAGGCAAAAGAAAGGGACCAAGATTACAAGCGTTCAGACAGGTCACATTCTCGTGAATATGACTACTGA